The genomic DNA TGGTGTGAAATAAGGTGTGACCGCTgattgaagctcttcccacaatcggagcatttatagggcttctctcctgtgtgaattcgcTGATGTATAACAAGGCCAGAGTTGTaactgaagcttttcccacagtcGAGGCATTTAAAGGATTTCTCTCCCACGTGGGTCCTCTGATGAGAAAGCAGGTGGGATTTCTGACTGAAGCTTTTCTCACAGTCAcagcatttgtatggtttctcaccTGTATGAATTCGTTGATGTATTATCAGCCCTGAGTTGTaactgaaacttttcccacagtcaaagcacttaaagggtttctctcctgtgtgggtcccACGGTGAGATGTCAGGTGTGATCGCTGGTTGAAGCTCTTCTCGCAAtcagggcatttatatggcttctctcctgtgtggattctttgatgtacCATAAGTCCTGAGTGGTTGCGGAAGGTTTTCTCACAGATGATACACAGGTATGGTTTCTCCCCAAAATGGACAACCTGAGATTTACTAAGGCCAGCGCGCTGACGGAAGCTGTCCTCCTGCTTGCGACATGAGATCTTACTTTTTCCAATATGGATCAACTGCTGGATAACAATTTGGTCAACATTGTTTAAACCTGACTCTTGGCATCCTGTGGCTCTGCTTAGCATGTCATCAGAAGCAGTTTGGTCTTGCATCTCCTGTGAATCCTGATTCTCACGCTCTCTTTTCTGTTTGGGGCTTTGGGAAACTGACTCTTTCGATCCTCCTATTAACACCATATTCATTTCTACATGCTCTGGCTCTTCTTTTACACACATCAGACCCCCAGTCTTGGTGGGCATCCCATCATCTGTGAAGACAAACAGAATTAATGAATTAGTATTTGGTCTGATTCATATCCTCATCCCCTTGCAAGaactagaatagaatagaaacacagaatcatagagttttaaTAAAACAAGTATAATTAAAAACTTAAAatcttattaaaacattttaaaaactattaaaaacataactGAACACAAACAACTTAcgaaacacatcaattaaaaataataaaaattaagaagCATGGCACCCACTCATTATATGCCCTATCCCTCACTGCCTGAAATGGAACCAAAATGTAACCAgttacaatcatagagttggaagagactgcaagggcaatccagtccaagcccattctgccatgcaggaactctcaggcaaagcatccccgacagatggccatccagcctctgcttaaagaccttcaaggaaggagactccactacactccgagggagtttgttccactgttgaacagcccttactgtcaggaagttcctcctaatgttgagctggaatcttttttcctgcagtttacatccattgttccgtgtcctgttctctggagcagcagaaaataagcttgttccctcctcaatatgacatcccttcaagtatttaaacaggactctcatatcacctcttaaccttctcttctccagacttaacatccccagctcactaaggtgttcctcataggacatggtttccagacacttcaccattttagttgccctcctttggacacgctctagtttctcaatgtcctttctgaattgtggggcccagaactgaacacaatattccaggtgggcctgaccagagcagaatacaggggcactactacttctcttgagacactatacttttattgatgcagcctaaaatcgcattggccttttagctgccgcatcgcactgttgactcatgttcatctcgtcgtctacttgaactcccagatccctttcacatgtagtctcattcagccaggcgttccccatcctatatctgtgcatttcatttgtccaccctaagtgcagtaccttacatttctccatactgaatttaattttgttagctttggcccagctgtcTAGTCTATTCAGCTCATTTTTAaatttgatcctttcctctgtagtattagctactcctcctaatttggtgtcatctgcaaatttgataagtatgcccccaattctgtcatccaaatcattaataaatatattgaatagcactgggcccaggacagatctcTCCAGGATgtagaggagccattgttgagcaccctttgggttctgccagtcaaccaaattcaaatccatgtaactgttaccttgtctagcccatattttacaagcctctttgcaagaatgtcatggggaaccttgtcaaaggccttactgaaatcaagatatattatatctacggtattcccttcatctatcaaactggtaattttataagaaaaagagatcagattagtctggcatgacttgtttctctgaaacccatgttgattttttgtgattatggcatgctttctagatgttcacagacaatctaattatctgctccagaatctttcctggtattgatgtcagactgactggacaatcattgttgggatcctcttttttacccctttttgaagatggggacaacttttgccttcctccagtctgctgggacttctcctgttctcaaagattattgccaatggttccgatattacatttgccagctcttttgaAGCAGGATGCAAAATATTGGTTTAAAAGACCACATGTTCGACAAAGTATACTGTAGAACTGGAATGTTGCAGAAAAATACAACATGATGTTCAAAGGAGAGAAGTTACAAATATGCGAAGACAGACACGGCTCAAAATGATTTAAGTATATATAGGTATGCACAGTGTAGAAAAGAGGATAAAGACAAAAAATTTCCCTCCTGTATAATATTAGAACCAGGAATTACAGTATCTGATGAAGTAAAACGATTCTCAACAGACAGATAGTGTATGACATGAGACACTGAAACCATAATGTGAGGTATTTAGACCACAGCCATTTCACCATGAATGAGCAAAGTATAGCTttccatgttgttggactgcaactccctgcATCCCTCagcattagctatgctggctagggctgcaaGGAATTGTATTAAAACACCACTTTGGCAGCTGCACTTTTCCCACTCTTAATCAATGGCTATAATTTAAGGATTCTGTTCTTGTTCTTATGTGTCTAAAAGTCAGCTCCACCTCAGGAACAAAACTGTCACACTACACTCAAGTTACAGGGCATCATCTATCCATAGGCACCTAGTCAGTTGCTGCAGAAAtagaatacagtactgtactgagGTTTGTTAACACTGCACAAGTAtagtgtgattccactttaactgccatgaaaatAATgtgtggaatcccaggatttgcaatTTGGGGAGAGATGTTTATAATTCACCACCAGAAAGCTTTAGGGTGCCACCAAACAACAAAGCCCCAGGACAGgcacgtagccaggattttgggaagggtggtggtggtgcagactaagtgtcaccattataatggggcttgagtatgaAGGTGTGTGTGGAAgcgtgcaccattcattgtatctaatggaaggggaggtccgAACCCCACagatccccccttggctacgtccctgcccaggATGCCATAAGAGGAAGCCACAGCAGCTAAAGGGAAATGtgtaattaacaaattgtaagccgctctgaatagccttttggctgaagaacgaggtataaataaataaataaaagtggaaaCACAGTGATATATTAATTCCaagtgatcttgcagcacctttgagggtAACTGTACAAAAGCAACTGTAGTGTAAGCTTTCCTAGAGttggtctaattcctcagatgcatggagtagtATGAGGAAGTAGAACTActgtctaggaaagcttatgctacaacttcttttgtacagttaacctcaaaggtactacaagatacTTTCACACTtagatattccagactaaaacagctatgtctctgagtCCTATAACTGTGtaaggttaagggatgacatgatggccttgcttaaatatttgaaggtgtgtcatattgaggagggagcatgcttgttttctgctgctccagagaataggacatggagcaatggattcaaactacaggaaaagagattctacctaaaccttaggaggaacttcctaacagtaagagctgtttgacagtggaagacactcccttggagattggtggtctccttcttttgaggtctttaaatagaggctggatggccatctgtcacagggggtgcttttattgtgtctttctgcatggcagaatggagtcagactggatgacccttgaggtgtcttccaactctatgcttctaagatacatatgaggaagtagaccaagtccatgaaagcttatgctacaacttctttcactccctcagtctcaaaagtgctataagatcccttagCAGTATGGTATACCATtgcattacaactctggagaccagggtttgaagatctgctcagccatgaaacccaatgggtaaccttgggcaagtcacagactctcatcctcagcaatggcaaaccccctctgaacaaatcttgccaaaaaacaaacaaaacaccccTATGatacagaaatgacttgaaggcacacagcaacatgaAGAGAGAGACTGTATTCCATCACAATAGAGCCATTCATATTCCTCCAGTGAAGTAACGTTAAGCAGCAAATTCCAGTCTTTCAGCACCTTATCATAAAACTCACATTCCTCGACAcagttctttgttttgttttgaaaaccaCAATTTCAAGCAGGGTTCTTTAAACCATTTGTGAAaacatggaaatgacttgaaggcaaactatattatacacacacacacacacgtgtgtgtgtgtgtgtatagtttggCAAACTATAGcatagtgcagtaatgtggttagaatcatacacacacacactgcatgttATTTCTCCCTTATGGTAAACCAACACCCACAATTCCAGAATGCCAGGGCTCTGCCCCTGAGTGCTACCAAGAGGCCTCTGGGGCTAGATAAAGGTCTTTAGACTCAACCCAGCGGCGCTgaggcccacaacaaacttcaactcccagaattccatagccttgagccagacaaagactta from Sceloporus undulatus isolate JIND9_A2432 ecotype Alabama chromosome 2, SceUnd_v1.1, whole genome shotgun sequence includes the following:
- the LOC121924001 gene encoding zinc finger protein 239-like, producing the protein MERRRRGSHNGGAAAAAAAAAAATAEDDGMPTKTGGLMCVKEEPEHVEMNMVLIGGSKESVSQSPKQKRERENQDSQEMQDQTASDDMLSRATGCQESGLNNVDQIVIQQLIHIGKSKISCRKQEDSFRQRAGLSKSQVVHFGEKPYLCIICEKTFRNHSGLMVHQRIHTGEKPYKCPDCEKSFNQRSHLTSHRGTHTGEKPFKCFDCGKSFSYNSGLIIHQRIHTGEKPYKCCDCEKSFSQKSHLLSHQRTHVGEKSFKCLDCGKSFSYNSGLVIHQRIHTGEKPYKCSDCGKSFNQRSHLISHQGTHTGRKPYMCKDCGKSFSFNSGLVIHQRLHTGEKPYKCSNCGKSFSQKSHLISHQRVHSG